The genomic segment AGGAGAATAACTCATGATGTTTCCCCTCATAATGAGTCTTTTATCTTCACAAACATCCCATGTTTTCAGATAGTGAAGTGTGCGTTCTTGTATGTGTAGCTTTGTGGAGACCAAAAGAAACGTttaaaccatagggagtgaagACATGTTGGGTTAAGGATATAGTTTTATAGGGAACGCATTAGGTCTATAAGGGTCCTCACTACGACTGCCGTGCAAAAATCAAGTCTCCATGACTTAAAATCCTGctttttaaggtgaagacatgttttaagatAAGGAtgaggttaagggttaggattaggccagtagtagttatggctatgtttagagtaagtctccaggaaattcaATGTGAGGATTAGGgccaaacaaaacattttaaaaaatcaatCTCAGaagtaagaattctgacttttttcccttagaattctgacttttctattttataaatgtggtttcaaaaaacaaatgctcAGCTCTCAGCTCTGTGTGGTTGTTAAAGCCTCACTCGTGTATTCAACATTCATGTAGTTGCTGTCACCGATGATGACACCGCTGAGACTGGAGCCTACGATGCTGATGCTCGGTGTCTCTGCAGGTGGGAGTGGTGGAGGTGGTTCTGGCGCCCTCTGGTGTCCACAGCTGTCACTGCACTGCATCTCATCTTTTAACACAAGAAcaaattcatcttttttaattctcttattctcttgtgtgtgtgtgtgtgtgtgtgtgtgtgtgtgtgtgtgtgtgtgatgcaacTACAACAAGTATCAATTTCAGCTGAAAGCTGCTGTACAACTACACAATTACATACAACATTGTCTGATTTCCTATTCTGATACTGAATGTTATTCACTCACTGGGAACGAGGTGGTCAGGTTCGTGCATCAGAGGCTGACTTTCTGTCACTGCAGACGGGTAGTTGTCGTATCCGATGACACAGTTGATCAGGGTTGAGTTGCTGATGTTCACAATCAAAATTGTTGACGGAGGACTGTGGAGTGCCACTGTTGTATCagcaggtgagggagggaggagggagggaggagggagggaaaaaagaacagaatTTGAGAAAGGGAAGTCGTTGTTCCAGGGTGATGCAATAGAGACGTGTCACCACCACAGAATTTCTGAAAATATGAGGGACCTACTGCAAAGACACTGTTCAAGTTTACTGAGGAGGAATTGAAACCTTGACTGTGTTGACAGAAAGTAATTACCTTGTGTAGTTTTGTCCTCAGTCTGCTGATGGTTTtgagctgaaaaataaaaaaaagactatttactaatgaaaaatgcacatttgAGGCTGTTTGCTATACTACAGCTGGTGAACACGAGACCACGACATGCAAGCACTATAGTGAAACTGCTGTTAAACCTGAGCAGAAGGTGAGCTCTTCACACGACAGGATGCGTAACGGGCAGCAGAACAGCTTGCAGGCTCTTCTGAAGCACTTCTCCGCCACCTCCTGCACCGCCTGGTTGAGTCTCTGCATGATGGAGGCTTTGGCAGTCATCacctgaggagaggagaagttCCTTAATAGGGTCACTCAACACAAGATGAAttcaacaggaaacaaaaccaTAGGAATTTCCCAATGCCCATGTGTGACAAAAACTCTCAACATCATTATATAGTAAGAGTGTTCCACTCGTCAGCCAGATGGCCATCTTGGCTGTGCCAGACAAAAAAGTTGACTTGTGTATTGATAGCTCTTTTTCTTTGGGCAGTACTTgagaccaaaaacaaacaaatagtgAATATGAAAAGGGTTCCCCAATTCTgtgaaaaccacaacaaaagcGTTGTGCTAAACAAGAACACTGAACAAATAAATGTGGAAGAGTTTCCATCTGTAAGCAGAACCTACACTCTTCCCCTTGCCCTGGATTCAGATGTGCTCTGTATCTGTATGCAGCTACTGCACTATGCACAATCCTCCATTGGAGGACCGCCAGCTGGGCCAAAAAACTCAATCCACATCGACCTTTATGCCCACCACAGAGGCCAGGTTTAGGACCTTGACAAAAATCTGAGAGATCGCTTTCTTGCACACCCGGACAcccagtgacgtcacagctggcCTTCAGAATGAGAATATGCCATGCCTGCAGTACGGAGCTGTAGAATGGTGTTGAGCCAGAGAGCTCCACACACTCTCTGATTGTTGTACCCCAACCTCTCATTTCTCCTCAGCAGCAGTCAGGCTGTGTTGAGGCAATCAAGTTATTGGCAACCAGACCTCTCCCTAAAACAGACCCTAAAAAATCTCAGAAAAACAgactctgaaaaaaaaatctcataaaaaaatgtaatcccAGAAAATAAATCTCATAAATAAAATCTCGTacaaaaatctcataaaaataTCTCAGG from the Solea senegalensis isolate Sse05_10M linkage group LG9, IFAPA_SoseM_1, whole genome shotgun sequence genome contains:
- the si:dkey-29h14.10 gene encoding uncharacterized protein si:dkey-29h14.10 codes for the protein MKEEPLNKVMTAKASIMQRLNQAVQEVAEKCFRRACKLFCCPLRILSCEELTFCSAQNHQQTEDKTTQVALHSPPSTILIVNISNSTLINCVIGYDNYPSAVTESQPLMHEPDHLVPNEMQCSDSCGHQRAPEPPPPLPPAETPSISIVGSSLSGVIIGDSNYMNVEYTSEALTTTQS